DNA sequence from the Bufo bufo chromosome 3, aBufBuf1.1, whole genome shotgun sequence genome:
CATTCTTAGTCTGCAACATTTTCCCCACGCttgcctaaaacttttgcataGTACTatacatctaatgtgtattgTCAGCCTTAGACAAACTTATACACACACATAGCTAAAAAATGCTTAAGTAGAAATATAGATCTTGTCTGCACGAAAAATGCATGCTGCCATAACAAAACCAAGTATACAACAAATCACCTTGGAAACTGCTTAAAatagctgaaaaatcatcatttaGGTCTTTTTACCACATCCTGAGcaggcagaaaaaaaaactggattGCGCAGGATTTGGAGGAGAAGGCAGCCAGCCAAATATAGTAAACGACACTGAAAGGAAAGGTATGGAAAACATTCCTCAGAAATGGCTGAAGATCACACATAATATGGCTGTTGTAATCGCCCTTAACATCTCATGCCAATATGCTCTCAGGATTTGTAAAACCACGCAACATTTTCCATGTCATCTTCTTGTGCCTGCGGGCTGTTTGCATGGGAAACCCTTCATGGCTCtgttttgggaaggggggggggggaggggctgttgCTAAGCAAAGCCGTCTCTCCTAATAAATCTACCAAGATCAGCTGTAACTCCCTGCGTTCTGGAATATGCCAGCGCAGCGCATTCTCCAAGGAAAGTCCTCCTTGTCAGAGCATTAAATTACAAAGATCTGGGTGCAGGTCCCTAGAGACCGAGTGGCTGCAGCGGCCAGGGCACCTTCGGCGTCACCTTGCCGGTCCGGTCATTTAAAGCGGAGGCTGAAGTACGCCGACTCCTCTTTACCAACAATGTATGCTTTATTGAAAGTTGACAAGTGCAACAGTTAAATACAATGACGTGTTACAACTGTTTAGAGAACATGCACAACGTAGGCATACTACCTTACAGCTCAAATATCCCATTAGGTTAGCAGAAAGTGGTCAGTATCTGGAGTGAttcaacaaaaaaacaacaaaaaaaaaaccttcagtGAACTGGGTCTGACTTTAGGGGATATTCACCAGACAGGGCAAAGTTCAAGAAAAGAATGCGCAAAACGCGGCATGAATCTGCCATGTCCTTACCCAGACTGTACCAACCTATGACTTTGGCTTTTGCTgaaccacaaatcccagcgcGCTCCTGCCAACCGGTATTGGACAGTGTACGCTGTGAGACTTGTACATCGATAGAACCATAGGTCGCCTATCTCTACCCTGAACAGTTGTGCGGGTGTGCTCTTAGCTAACGCCTTTCGCGCCAGGGGAACCTGCATGTCCAGTTCTTCTAGCCACGTAAAGGGTAGctgctttatataaaaaaaaaaaacaacaaaaaaaataaaaaaaaatttcagttcaGCCAATGAAACCACTAAATTTCTAATCTGTACAACCTAAGTAGTACttacaaggttttttttttttttcctattttacaGAGTACTTACACTACATACACAAATATACAGTAGGCAAACTTCATTGAAATAATAATATTCCTAATTTCCAACAGCATCTTCTCATAACGGATCAGTGCATCCAATCCTATCAATAAGAGATATTGCAATTTAAGGGCTCAGCTGACCAAAGGGAGATAACCCAGGAGAACACTTCAGTATACCTTTACCCGCTAGGAATGTGTCTGTGGCATAAAATTGTCCTTCTCGCTGCAGGAGAACGGAAACCTCCCGTTACTTCCAAGTCCAGCTTTCCCACCCTTACGCCCAAACAGATTTGCAttgtacagaatacaataaaataattaaaaagaaaaaaaacatgaaaacccTATCTGTAGGTATCACAGCTCGCTTACAATGCAGTGTCCGTGCATTTACATTTGTAGTCCACAGACCATTCCCAATGCAACGCGCTTCAGAGGAGGTGGAGTGAGAGCTCTTTAATACTGAAAACTGGATGCAAGCGGAAAGCTGTAGCAGAGCAGGAGGCACGGGTTCTGCCTTATAAATAAGTGGAGATCAGAGGCACATCCAAAAGGTGAAGAATCTTGTGAATTCTGCAGTCACTGAAATTATTAGGACACTTCATAGCTATAAAAGAAGGCTGTGATTCTGGCCACCTCCTCGATAAATGTCAAACTCCAAGCTTTTAAAGCACTCCACGCCATGTCACCATCAGATGGTATTATACGCGGGCTCTTCTGAATAATAAGACCTGATGGTAACGGGACTCTTCCGCACTTGTCAGGATGGTATCAATGTACTAGATATGTCAACTGGAATCGAGCCCCATTTGGAGAGCTAAAGCTGCTACGCAGAGGGGCCCGAGCTCTGTGAAGCAGATTGTGCCGGTGTGGAGGTGCTTGCTGGAGGCTGTGAggatgaagatgaggaggaggagggcggAGAGCCGCTCTGAAGCTGAGCCTGGAACTGGGCGAGCTGCTCGGGGCTCGCCAGTGTCTTTAGCAGGCTGTTCTCCTGTTCCAGCTGGGAGTTCTTCTCAATCAGCTCCTTGATTTGCTCTTTGAGGACTTCGACTTCTTCCCTAACGGCGTACATCAGGTGGCTCTTCACCAAGTCCTGCAACAGAAAAGAGCAGTCAGTAGTCCACCCCGGGCAATCAGGACATGACTGGGGGAGTAGTGGATACAAAACTGTATCTGGCTT
Encoded proteins:
- the TSC22D1 gene encoding TSC22 domain family protein 1 isoform X3; the protein is MDLGVYQLRHFSISFLSSLLGADTSAATLDSSASGASVVAIDNKIEQAMDLVKSHLMYAVREEVEVLKEQIKELIEKNSQLEQENSLLKTLASPEQLAQFQAQLQSGSPPSSSSSSSSQPPASTSTPAQSASQSSGPSA
- the TSC22D1 gene encoding TSC22 domain family protein 1 isoform X2, producing MIRHEGRTWQLGRRFPPDFSVQWDILHSRGSSTGTMKVLVLELEQHLKSASGASVVAIDNKIEQAMDLVKSHLMYAVREEVEVLKEQIKELIEKNSQLEQENSLLKTLASPEQLAQFQAQLQSGSPPSSSSSSSSQPPASTSTPAQSASQSSGPSA